The Ziziphus jujuba cultivar Dongzao chromosome 7, ASM3175591v1 genome includes a region encoding these proteins:
- the LOC107423663 gene encoding bifunctional fucokinase/fucose pyrophosphorylase isoform X1, translating to MEAQRWIRGSRTKQKADLAGVLRKSWYHLRLSVRHPSRVPTWDAIVLTAASPEQAELYEWQLNRAKRMGRISPSTVTLAVPDPLGQRIGSGAATLHAIHALAAHYHQKLGISLAPQEQQMAATDNGISEASVVHESSKDENLFLPMVSFIAKRHILLLHAGGDSKRVPWANPMGKVFLPLPYLAADDPDGPVPLLFDHILAIASCARPAFKNEGGIFIMTGDVLPCFDAFTMNLPEDTSCIITVPITLDVASNHGVVVASKSGNLEKSYNVSLVDNLLQKPSLEELSKNKAILEDGRTLLDTGIIAVRGKGWLDLVTVALAFQPMISELLKSRKEISLYEDLVAAWVPAKHEWLRQRPMGEELVNRLGKQKMFSYCAYDLLFLHFGTSSEVLDHLSGTGSELVGRRHLCSIPATNVSDIASSAVVLSSKIAPGVSIGDDSLVYDSSISSGIQIGSLSIVVGVNVPKVNDTTENPFRFMLPDRHCLWEVPLVGCTERVIVYCGLHDNPKDSLSKGGTFCGKPWRKVLFDLGIQERDLWSSSGNHEKCLWNAKIFPIHSYFEMLNLASWLMGLSELKSEQLLALWRSLRRISLEELHRSIDFSKMCTGSSIHQADLAAGIAKACINYGMLGRNLSQLCEEILQKEVLGLEICKDFLDMCPKLLEQNSKILPKSRAFQVQVDLLRACGSELTASKLEHKVWAAVADETASAVRYGFKEHLLESPSHVSASAFLDNNDDCMDQSFHPRSVKVELPVRVDFVGGWSDTPPWSLERAGSVLNMAISLEGSLPIGTAIETTKAAGVFVNDDAGNELHIEDLTSIAPPFESNDPFRLVKSALLVTGIIHDNSLISMGLQIRTWANVPRGSGLGTSSILAAAVVKGLLEIIDGDTSNENVARLVLVLEQLMGTGGGWQDQIGGLYPGIKFTTSFPGIPLRLQVIPLLASPPLVSELQQRLLVVFTGQVRLAHQVLQKVVTRYLRRDNLLVSSIKRLAELAKIGRESLMNYDIDDLGEIMLEAWRLHQELDPYCSNEFVDRLFEFADPYCCGYKLVGAGGGGFALLLAKDAKHAKELRNLLEEDSSFDVKVYDWNIFLA from the exons ATGGAAGCTCAAAGATGGATAAGAGGCTCCAGAACCAAACAAAAAGCTGACCTCGCTGGAGTCCTCCGAAAGTCGTGGTACCATTTAAGGCTCTCAGTCAGACACCCTTCTCGTGTTCCCACCTGGGATGCCATTGTTTTGACTGCAGCTAGCCCCGAGCAAGCCGAGCTCTACGAATGGCAGCTCAACCGCGCCAAGCGGATGGGCCGAATCTCTCCCTCCACCGTCACCCTAGCCGTCCCCGATCCCCTCGGCCAGCGTATCGGCTCCGGCGCTGCCACTCTCCACGCCATTCACGCCCTCGCCGCCCATTACCACCAGAAGCTCGGCATTTCTCTCGCCCCGCAG GAACAGCAGATGGCAGCAACTGATAACGGCATTTCTGAAGCTTCTGTGGTGCATGAGAGTTCCAAAGATGAAAATCTCTTCCTGCCAATGGTTAGCTTCATTGCTAAAAGGCATATACTATTGCTTCATGCTGGAGGTGACTCTAAAAGGGTCCCGTGGGCAAACCCAATGGGAAAGGTTTTCCTGCCTCTTCCATATCTAGCAGCAGATGACCCCGATGGGCCAGTTCCACTGCTGTTTGACCATATACTGGCAATAGCTTCATGTGCAAGACCAGcctttaaaaatgaag GTGGGATATTTATCATGACTGGAGATGTTCTTCCATGTTTTGATGCCTTCACCATGAATCTCCCAGAGGACACTTCCTGCATCATCACTGTTCCTATAACCCTCGATGTTGCTTCTAACCATGGTGTTGTTGTGGCATCTAAGAGTGGGAATCTGGAAAAAAGTTATAATGTCAGTTTGGTTGACAATCTCTTACAAAAACCTAGTTTGGAGGAGCTTTCCAAGAATAAGGCAATCCTAGAAGATGGTAGAACACTTCTTGACACAGGAATAATAGCAGTTAGAGGAAAAGGGTGGCTGGATCTAGTTACAGTTGCATTGGCATTCCAACCAATGATTTCAGAACTTCTAAAGAGCAGAAAAGAG ATTAGTCTTTATGAAGATCTGGTAGCAGCTTGGGTACCTGCAAAACATGAGTGGTTGCGGCAACGCCCTATGGGTGAAGAACTGGTCAACAGATTAGGAAAGCAGAAGATGTTCAGCTACTGTGCAT ATGATTTGCTGTTTTTACACTTTGGAACGTCAAGTGAAGTCTTAGATCACTTAAGTGGGACTGGTTCAGAACTTGTAGGTCGAAGACATTTGTGTTCTATCCCTGCAACCAATGTCTCTGACATTGCATCATCTGCTGTTGTTCTTTCTAGCAAAATTGCACCTGGTGTCTCAATTGGGGATGATTCTCTTGTGTATGATTCATCCATTTCCAGTGGAATACAAATTGGCTCCCTTTCCATTGTTGTTGGTGTTAATGTTCCAAAAGTAAATGATACAACTGAAAACCCATTTAGGTTCATGCTTCCTGATCGCCATTGTCTTTGGGAGGTCCCATTAGTAGGATGTACTGAAAGAGTCATAGTGTATTGTGGCCTTCATGATAACCCCAAAGATTCACTGTCTAAGGGTGGAACTTTCTGTGGGAAACCCTGGAGGAAGGTATTGTTTGATTTAGGAATTCAAGAAAGAGACCTATGGAGCTCAAGTGGCAATCATGAAAAGTGCTTATGGAATGCAAAAATATTCCCTATTCATTCTTACTTTGAGATGCTTAATTTGGCATCATGGTTGATGGGCTTAAGTGAGCTAAAATCTGAGCAATTGCTTGCTTTATGGAGAAGTTTGCGCCGTATTAGTTTGGAAGAGTTACATAGAtcaattgatttttcaaaaatgtgtACAGGCTCTAGTATTCATCAAGCTGATCTTGCTGCTGGAATTGCCAAAGCTTGCATTAATTATGGCATGCTTGGGCGGAACCTGTCTCAATTGTGTGAAGAAATTCTTCAGAAGGAAGTTTTGGGACTTGAAATTTGCAAGGACTTCCTTGACATGTGTCCGAAGCTTCTAGAGCAGAACTCTAAAATACTTCCAAAAAGCCGAGCATTCCAGGTGCAAGTTGATCTTCTTCGAGCATGTGGCAGTGAATTGACGGCAAGCAAGTTAGAGCACAAAGTTTGGGCAGCAGTTGCTGATGAAACCGCTTCAGCAGTAAGATATGGTTTTAAAG AACATCTCTTGGAATCTCCTAGTCATGTCTCTGCTTCAGCATTTCTGGACAACAATGATGACTGCATGGATCAATCTTTCCATCCTAGAAGTGTAAAGGTTGAGTTACCGGTTAGGGTTGATTTTGTTGGGGGTTGGAGCGATACTCCTCCCTGGAGCTTAGAACGTGCTGGTTCTGTTCTAAATATGGCTATAAGTTTAGAAGGTTCTCTTCCAATTGGCACCGCCATAGAGACAACAAAAGCAGCTGGTGTCTTTGTTAATGATGATGCCGGAAATGAGTTACATATTGAAGATCTTACCTCTATTGCTCCTCCATTTGAAAGCAATGATCCATTCCGGCTTGTCAAATCTGCATTGCTTGTGACTGGCATTATCCATGATAATAGTCTTATATCAATGGGTTTGCAAATCAGGACATGGGCCAATGTACCTCGTGGCAGTGGCCTGGGGACTTCAAGCATCTTAGCAGCTGCCGTTGTGAAAGGACTTCTCGAGATAATCGATGGAGATACTAGTAATGAAAATGTTGCAAGACTTGTTTTGGTATTAGAGCAGCTTATGGGAACAGGCGGTGGCTGGCAGGATCAAATTGGAGGTCTATACCCTGGTATTAAATTTACTACAAGTTTTCCTGGAATTCCATTGCGGCTTCAAGTCATCCCACTATTGGCTTCTCCTCCATTAGTTTCAGAATTGCAGCAGCGATTGCTTGTTGTATTTACTGGTCAA GTTCGACTTGCACACCAGGTCCTGCAGAAGGTCGTAACTCGGTATCTTCGAAGGGATAACCTTCTTGTGTCAAGCATCAAGCGCCTAGCTGAACTGGCAAAGATCGGGAGGGAATCTTTGATGAATTACGATATAGATGATCTGGGGGAGATAATGTTAGAGGCTTGGAGGTTACATCAAGAACTCGATCCTTACTGCAGTAATGAATTCGTTGATCGACTTTTTGAATTTGCTGACCCCTATTGTTGTGGTTACAAGCTTGTGGGTGCTGGTGGTGGTGGTTTTGCCTTGTTACTTGCCAAGGATGCTAAGCATGCAAAGGAACTAAGAAATTTGCTGGAAGAAGATTCAAGTTTTGATGTTAAAGTCTACGATTGGAACATCTTCTTAGCATAG
- the LOC107423663 gene encoding bifunctional fucokinase/fucose pyrophosphorylase isoform X2 produces MEAQRWIRGSRTKQKADLAGVLRKSWYHLRLSVRHPSRVPTWDAIVLTAASPEQAELYEWQLNRAKRMGRISPSTVTLAVPDPLGQRIGSGAATLHAIHALAAHYHQKLGISLAPQMAATDNGISEASVVHESSKDENLFLPMVSFIAKRHILLLHAGGDSKRVPWANPMGKVFLPLPYLAADDPDGPVPLLFDHILAIASCARPAFKNEGGIFIMTGDVLPCFDAFTMNLPEDTSCIITVPITLDVASNHGVVVASKSGNLEKSYNVSLVDNLLQKPSLEELSKNKAILEDGRTLLDTGIIAVRGKGWLDLVTVALAFQPMISELLKSRKEISLYEDLVAAWVPAKHEWLRQRPMGEELVNRLGKQKMFSYCAYDLLFLHFGTSSEVLDHLSGTGSELVGRRHLCSIPATNVSDIASSAVVLSSKIAPGVSIGDDSLVYDSSISSGIQIGSLSIVVGVNVPKVNDTTENPFRFMLPDRHCLWEVPLVGCTERVIVYCGLHDNPKDSLSKGGTFCGKPWRKVLFDLGIQERDLWSSSGNHEKCLWNAKIFPIHSYFEMLNLASWLMGLSELKSEQLLALWRSLRRISLEELHRSIDFSKMCTGSSIHQADLAAGIAKACINYGMLGRNLSQLCEEILQKEVLGLEICKDFLDMCPKLLEQNSKILPKSRAFQVQVDLLRACGSELTASKLEHKVWAAVADETASAVRYGFKEHLLESPSHVSASAFLDNNDDCMDQSFHPRSVKVELPVRVDFVGGWSDTPPWSLERAGSVLNMAISLEGSLPIGTAIETTKAAGVFVNDDAGNELHIEDLTSIAPPFESNDPFRLVKSALLVTGIIHDNSLISMGLQIRTWANVPRGSGLGTSSILAAAVVKGLLEIIDGDTSNENVARLVLVLEQLMGTGGGWQDQIGGLYPGIKFTTSFPGIPLRLQVIPLLASPPLVSELQQRLLVVFTGQVRLAHQVLQKVVTRYLRRDNLLVSSIKRLAELAKIGRESLMNYDIDDLGEIMLEAWRLHQELDPYCSNEFVDRLFEFADPYCCGYKLVGAGGGGFALLLAKDAKHAKELRNLLEEDSSFDVKVYDWNIFLA; encoded by the exons ATGGAAGCTCAAAGATGGATAAGAGGCTCCAGAACCAAACAAAAAGCTGACCTCGCTGGAGTCCTCCGAAAGTCGTGGTACCATTTAAGGCTCTCAGTCAGACACCCTTCTCGTGTTCCCACCTGGGATGCCATTGTTTTGACTGCAGCTAGCCCCGAGCAAGCCGAGCTCTACGAATGGCAGCTCAACCGCGCCAAGCGGATGGGCCGAATCTCTCCCTCCACCGTCACCCTAGCCGTCCCCGATCCCCTCGGCCAGCGTATCGGCTCCGGCGCTGCCACTCTCCACGCCATTCACGCCCTCGCCGCCCATTACCACCAGAAGCTCGGCATTTCTCTCGCCCCGCAG ATGGCAGCAACTGATAACGGCATTTCTGAAGCTTCTGTGGTGCATGAGAGTTCCAAAGATGAAAATCTCTTCCTGCCAATGGTTAGCTTCATTGCTAAAAGGCATATACTATTGCTTCATGCTGGAGGTGACTCTAAAAGGGTCCCGTGGGCAAACCCAATGGGAAAGGTTTTCCTGCCTCTTCCATATCTAGCAGCAGATGACCCCGATGGGCCAGTTCCACTGCTGTTTGACCATATACTGGCAATAGCTTCATGTGCAAGACCAGcctttaaaaatgaag GTGGGATATTTATCATGACTGGAGATGTTCTTCCATGTTTTGATGCCTTCACCATGAATCTCCCAGAGGACACTTCCTGCATCATCACTGTTCCTATAACCCTCGATGTTGCTTCTAACCATGGTGTTGTTGTGGCATCTAAGAGTGGGAATCTGGAAAAAAGTTATAATGTCAGTTTGGTTGACAATCTCTTACAAAAACCTAGTTTGGAGGAGCTTTCCAAGAATAAGGCAATCCTAGAAGATGGTAGAACACTTCTTGACACAGGAATAATAGCAGTTAGAGGAAAAGGGTGGCTGGATCTAGTTACAGTTGCATTGGCATTCCAACCAATGATTTCAGAACTTCTAAAGAGCAGAAAAGAG ATTAGTCTTTATGAAGATCTGGTAGCAGCTTGGGTACCTGCAAAACATGAGTGGTTGCGGCAACGCCCTATGGGTGAAGAACTGGTCAACAGATTAGGAAAGCAGAAGATGTTCAGCTACTGTGCAT ATGATTTGCTGTTTTTACACTTTGGAACGTCAAGTGAAGTCTTAGATCACTTAAGTGGGACTGGTTCAGAACTTGTAGGTCGAAGACATTTGTGTTCTATCCCTGCAACCAATGTCTCTGACATTGCATCATCTGCTGTTGTTCTTTCTAGCAAAATTGCACCTGGTGTCTCAATTGGGGATGATTCTCTTGTGTATGATTCATCCATTTCCAGTGGAATACAAATTGGCTCCCTTTCCATTGTTGTTGGTGTTAATGTTCCAAAAGTAAATGATACAACTGAAAACCCATTTAGGTTCATGCTTCCTGATCGCCATTGTCTTTGGGAGGTCCCATTAGTAGGATGTACTGAAAGAGTCATAGTGTATTGTGGCCTTCATGATAACCCCAAAGATTCACTGTCTAAGGGTGGAACTTTCTGTGGGAAACCCTGGAGGAAGGTATTGTTTGATTTAGGAATTCAAGAAAGAGACCTATGGAGCTCAAGTGGCAATCATGAAAAGTGCTTATGGAATGCAAAAATATTCCCTATTCATTCTTACTTTGAGATGCTTAATTTGGCATCATGGTTGATGGGCTTAAGTGAGCTAAAATCTGAGCAATTGCTTGCTTTATGGAGAAGTTTGCGCCGTATTAGTTTGGAAGAGTTACATAGAtcaattgatttttcaaaaatgtgtACAGGCTCTAGTATTCATCAAGCTGATCTTGCTGCTGGAATTGCCAAAGCTTGCATTAATTATGGCATGCTTGGGCGGAACCTGTCTCAATTGTGTGAAGAAATTCTTCAGAAGGAAGTTTTGGGACTTGAAATTTGCAAGGACTTCCTTGACATGTGTCCGAAGCTTCTAGAGCAGAACTCTAAAATACTTCCAAAAAGCCGAGCATTCCAGGTGCAAGTTGATCTTCTTCGAGCATGTGGCAGTGAATTGACGGCAAGCAAGTTAGAGCACAAAGTTTGGGCAGCAGTTGCTGATGAAACCGCTTCAGCAGTAAGATATGGTTTTAAAG AACATCTCTTGGAATCTCCTAGTCATGTCTCTGCTTCAGCATTTCTGGACAACAATGATGACTGCATGGATCAATCTTTCCATCCTAGAAGTGTAAAGGTTGAGTTACCGGTTAGGGTTGATTTTGTTGGGGGTTGGAGCGATACTCCTCCCTGGAGCTTAGAACGTGCTGGTTCTGTTCTAAATATGGCTATAAGTTTAGAAGGTTCTCTTCCAATTGGCACCGCCATAGAGACAACAAAAGCAGCTGGTGTCTTTGTTAATGATGATGCCGGAAATGAGTTACATATTGAAGATCTTACCTCTATTGCTCCTCCATTTGAAAGCAATGATCCATTCCGGCTTGTCAAATCTGCATTGCTTGTGACTGGCATTATCCATGATAATAGTCTTATATCAATGGGTTTGCAAATCAGGACATGGGCCAATGTACCTCGTGGCAGTGGCCTGGGGACTTCAAGCATCTTAGCAGCTGCCGTTGTGAAAGGACTTCTCGAGATAATCGATGGAGATACTAGTAATGAAAATGTTGCAAGACTTGTTTTGGTATTAGAGCAGCTTATGGGAACAGGCGGTGGCTGGCAGGATCAAATTGGAGGTCTATACCCTGGTATTAAATTTACTACAAGTTTTCCTGGAATTCCATTGCGGCTTCAAGTCATCCCACTATTGGCTTCTCCTCCATTAGTTTCAGAATTGCAGCAGCGATTGCTTGTTGTATTTACTGGTCAA GTTCGACTTGCACACCAGGTCCTGCAGAAGGTCGTAACTCGGTATCTTCGAAGGGATAACCTTCTTGTGTCAAGCATCAAGCGCCTAGCTGAACTGGCAAAGATCGGGAGGGAATCTTTGATGAATTACGATATAGATGATCTGGGGGAGATAATGTTAGAGGCTTGGAGGTTACATCAAGAACTCGATCCTTACTGCAGTAATGAATTCGTTGATCGACTTTTTGAATTTGCTGACCCCTATTGTTGTGGTTACAAGCTTGTGGGTGCTGGTGGTGGTGGTTTTGCCTTGTTACTTGCCAAGGATGCTAAGCATGCAAAGGAACTAAGAAATTTGCTGGAAGAAGATTCAAGTTTTGATGTTAAAGTCTACGATTGGAACATCTTCTTAGCATAG
- the LOC107423663 gene encoding bifunctional fucokinase/fucose pyrophosphorylase isoform X3, with amino-acid sequence MAAQPRQADGPNLSLHRHPSRPRSPRPAYRLRRCHSPRHSRPRRPLPPEARHFSRPAGGIFIMTGDVLPCFDAFTMNLPEDTSCIITVPITLDVASNHGVVVASKSGNLEKSYNVSLVDNLLQKPSLEELSKNKAILEDGRTLLDTGIIAVRGKGWLDLVTVALAFQPMISELLKSRKEISLYEDLVAAWVPAKHEWLRQRPMGEELVNRLGKQKMFSYCAYDLLFLHFGTSSEVLDHLSGTGSELVGRRHLCSIPATNVSDIASSAVVLSSKIAPGVSIGDDSLVYDSSISSGIQIGSLSIVVGVNVPKVNDTTENPFRFMLPDRHCLWEVPLVGCTERVIVYCGLHDNPKDSLSKGGTFCGKPWRKVLFDLGIQERDLWSSSGNHEKCLWNAKIFPIHSYFEMLNLASWLMGLSELKSEQLLALWRSLRRISLEELHRSIDFSKMCTGSSIHQADLAAGIAKACINYGMLGRNLSQLCEEILQKEVLGLEICKDFLDMCPKLLEQNSKILPKSRAFQVQVDLLRACGSELTASKLEHKVWAAVADETASAVRYGFKEHLLESPSHVSASAFLDNNDDCMDQSFHPRSVKVELPVRVDFVGGWSDTPPWSLERAGSVLNMAISLEGSLPIGTAIETTKAAGVFVNDDAGNELHIEDLTSIAPPFESNDPFRLVKSALLVTGIIHDNSLISMGLQIRTWANVPRGSGLGTSSILAAAVVKGLLEIIDGDTSNENVARLVLVLEQLMGTGGGWQDQIGGLYPGIKFTTSFPGIPLRLQVIPLLASPPLVSELQQRLLVVFTGQVRLAHQVLQKVVTRYLRRDNLLVSSIKRLAELAKIGRESLMNYDIDDLGEIMLEAWRLHQELDPYCSNEFVDRLFEFADPYCCGYKLVGAGGGGFALLLAKDAKHAKELRNLLEEDSSFDVKVYDWNIFLA; translated from the exons ATGGCAGCTCAACCGCGCCAAGCGGATGGGCCGAATCTCTCCCTCCACCGTCACCCTAGCCGTCCCCGATCCCCTCGGCCAGCGTATCGGCTCCGGCGCTGCCACTCTCCACGCCATTCACGCCCTCGCCGCCCATTACCACCAGAAGCTCGGCATTTCTCTCGCCCCGCAG GTGGGATATTTATCATGACTGGAGATGTTCTTCCATGTTTTGATGCCTTCACCATGAATCTCCCAGAGGACACTTCCTGCATCATCACTGTTCCTATAACCCTCGATGTTGCTTCTAACCATGGTGTTGTTGTGGCATCTAAGAGTGGGAATCTGGAAAAAAGTTATAATGTCAGTTTGGTTGACAATCTCTTACAAAAACCTAGTTTGGAGGAGCTTTCCAAGAATAAGGCAATCCTAGAAGATGGTAGAACACTTCTTGACACAGGAATAATAGCAGTTAGAGGAAAAGGGTGGCTGGATCTAGTTACAGTTGCATTGGCATTCCAACCAATGATTTCAGAACTTCTAAAGAGCAGAAAAGAG ATTAGTCTTTATGAAGATCTGGTAGCAGCTTGGGTACCTGCAAAACATGAGTGGTTGCGGCAACGCCCTATGGGTGAAGAACTGGTCAACAGATTAGGAAAGCAGAAGATGTTCAGCTACTGTGCAT ATGATTTGCTGTTTTTACACTTTGGAACGTCAAGTGAAGTCTTAGATCACTTAAGTGGGACTGGTTCAGAACTTGTAGGTCGAAGACATTTGTGTTCTATCCCTGCAACCAATGTCTCTGACATTGCATCATCTGCTGTTGTTCTTTCTAGCAAAATTGCACCTGGTGTCTCAATTGGGGATGATTCTCTTGTGTATGATTCATCCATTTCCAGTGGAATACAAATTGGCTCCCTTTCCATTGTTGTTGGTGTTAATGTTCCAAAAGTAAATGATACAACTGAAAACCCATTTAGGTTCATGCTTCCTGATCGCCATTGTCTTTGGGAGGTCCCATTAGTAGGATGTACTGAAAGAGTCATAGTGTATTGTGGCCTTCATGATAACCCCAAAGATTCACTGTCTAAGGGTGGAACTTTCTGTGGGAAACCCTGGAGGAAGGTATTGTTTGATTTAGGAATTCAAGAAAGAGACCTATGGAGCTCAAGTGGCAATCATGAAAAGTGCTTATGGAATGCAAAAATATTCCCTATTCATTCTTACTTTGAGATGCTTAATTTGGCATCATGGTTGATGGGCTTAAGTGAGCTAAAATCTGAGCAATTGCTTGCTTTATGGAGAAGTTTGCGCCGTATTAGTTTGGAAGAGTTACATAGAtcaattgatttttcaaaaatgtgtACAGGCTCTAGTATTCATCAAGCTGATCTTGCTGCTGGAATTGCCAAAGCTTGCATTAATTATGGCATGCTTGGGCGGAACCTGTCTCAATTGTGTGAAGAAATTCTTCAGAAGGAAGTTTTGGGACTTGAAATTTGCAAGGACTTCCTTGACATGTGTCCGAAGCTTCTAGAGCAGAACTCTAAAATACTTCCAAAAAGCCGAGCATTCCAGGTGCAAGTTGATCTTCTTCGAGCATGTGGCAGTGAATTGACGGCAAGCAAGTTAGAGCACAAAGTTTGGGCAGCAGTTGCTGATGAAACCGCTTCAGCAGTAAGATATGGTTTTAAAG AACATCTCTTGGAATCTCCTAGTCATGTCTCTGCTTCAGCATTTCTGGACAACAATGATGACTGCATGGATCAATCTTTCCATCCTAGAAGTGTAAAGGTTGAGTTACCGGTTAGGGTTGATTTTGTTGGGGGTTGGAGCGATACTCCTCCCTGGAGCTTAGAACGTGCTGGTTCTGTTCTAAATATGGCTATAAGTTTAGAAGGTTCTCTTCCAATTGGCACCGCCATAGAGACAACAAAAGCAGCTGGTGTCTTTGTTAATGATGATGCCGGAAATGAGTTACATATTGAAGATCTTACCTCTATTGCTCCTCCATTTGAAAGCAATGATCCATTCCGGCTTGTCAAATCTGCATTGCTTGTGACTGGCATTATCCATGATAATAGTCTTATATCAATGGGTTTGCAAATCAGGACATGGGCCAATGTACCTCGTGGCAGTGGCCTGGGGACTTCAAGCATCTTAGCAGCTGCCGTTGTGAAAGGACTTCTCGAGATAATCGATGGAGATACTAGTAATGAAAATGTTGCAAGACTTGTTTTGGTATTAGAGCAGCTTATGGGAACAGGCGGTGGCTGGCAGGATCAAATTGGAGGTCTATACCCTGGTATTAAATTTACTACAAGTTTTCCTGGAATTCCATTGCGGCTTCAAGTCATCCCACTATTGGCTTCTCCTCCATTAGTTTCAGAATTGCAGCAGCGATTGCTTGTTGTATTTACTGGTCAA GTTCGACTTGCACACCAGGTCCTGCAGAAGGTCGTAACTCGGTATCTTCGAAGGGATAACCTTCTTGTGTCAAGCATCAAGCGCCTAGCTGAACTGGCAAAGATCGGGAGGGAATCTTTGATGAATTACGATATAGATGATCTGGGGGAGATAATGTTAGAGGCTTGGAGGTTACATCAAGAACTCGATCCTTACTGCAGTAATGAATTCGTTGATCGACTTTTTGAATTTGCTGACCCCTATTGTTGTGGTTACAAGCTTGTGGGTGCTGGTGGTGGTGGTTTTGCCTTGTTACTTGCCAAGGATGCTAAGCATGCAAAGGAACTAAGAAATTTGCTGGAAGAAGATTCAAGTTTTGATGTTAAAGTCTACGATTGGAACATCTTCTTAGCATAG